GTTCAAACTTTCGAGTTTCGAGTTGCAGGCCCTCGCCCGGGCCGGGTGCCATGCCCAAAGGGCACCCGCGTGGCAACCGGTTCTTTGCTCTTTGCTTGTTTCCTTGTTCCGTTGTTCCCTTGATTCAGGGCCGCGGTCGTCGTTGACGATCAGTTGTTGAATATGCTATTATACGGTTCGGCTTCCGGCGGGGAAGCCGTTCGTTTGATTGACGAGTTTCCATCGCCGCACTCTCTAAAGATCGCAAAGATAGCGTACCGGCCACAGCGCCGATGTGGGGATTTCATGAAAGTTGTTTTGATACAAGATGTGCCGAATCTCGGTAAAGCTGGCGAGATCAAAGACGTTGCCGACGGCTATGGACGCAATTATTTGCTGCCCAAAGGCTACGCCGCGCTGGCAACCAAAGGCTTGATCAAACAGGCTCAGGAGCGTGCCGAGGCCCAGAAGAAGCGCGACCAGAAGATGCGCTCCGAGTCTGAGCAGTTGGCTCAGCGCATCAACGGCCAGACCTTGCGCTTCAAGGTGCGCGTCGGCGAGCTTGATCGGCTCTATGGCTCGATCACCAACGTCGATATCGCCGAGAAAGTTCAGCAGCAGCTTGGTATCGACATCGACCGCCGCAAGATCGATCTGGGCGATCCGATCAAGCGCGCAGGCGTCTACTCGGTGCCCGTGCGTCTTACCGGCAGCATCGAAGCGCGGCTCAATGTCGTGGTCGAAGGCGAAGGCGGCGAGGGCGGCGAGGCCGCGCAGCCAGCCGCAGAGACGGCTACCGTCGACGAAACCAGCGCCGAATAACTTGTCATCGCGGTGTAAGGCCGCAGACTTGCAGACCAGCAATGTGTCGTGCTTTCATTAAGCACGGCACATTGTGCGTTTATAACCTATTGTGGACGAGCTGTGGATAGCCTGTGAGCGTGCCGGAGTATAATTTGTGGAAAAGAGTCTTCCCTACAATGAAACAGCCGAACGTGCCACACTCGGCGCTATTTTGCTGGACCGCGAGGCGGTTGTGCCGATCGCAGCATGGTTGCAGCCCGAACATTTCTACATCGAGAAGCACGCCTGGGTCTATGAAGCGCAACTGAACTGCTACAATCGCCGCACCCCGCCCGACCTGACGACGGTTGCCGACGAGCTGCGCCGCACCGAGCGCCTGGAGCAGATCGGCGGCGTGCCCTTCCTGATCGATCTGTCGAACGCGGTGCCGACGGCCTTTCACGTCGAGTACTACGCCAAGATCGTCGAGCGTACCGCTGTGCTGCGCCGCCTGATCCGCGCTGGCGGCAAAATCGCGGCGCTCGGCTACGACGAAACCGATGATGTCGAGCAGACGCTGGACGCCGCCGAGCAAGAGCTGTTCAACGTGTCGCAGCGGCGCGGCCTGCAAGGCTTTGTCCCGCTCGCGCAGGTCGTCGATCAGTACTACGAGTATCTCAGCGAGGTCCAGGAGCGCGGCCCGGAGATGGTCGGCCTCCCGACCGGCTTCATCGACTTCGATCGCATGACCGGGGGGCTGCATAAGTCGGACCTGCTGATTCTGGCGGCGCGGCCCGGCGTCGGCAAGTCGAGTCTGGCGATGTCGATCGCGTTCAACATGGCGATGCAGCACCGCACGCCCGTCGGCGTCTTCGCGCTTGAGATGGGCCGCGATCAACTGTTGCAGCGCCTGCTGGCGACGCATACCGGCATCGATTCGCAGAAATTACGCACGGGCCGCATCAGCACCAACGAGCTGACCGTGCTGATGGACGCGATGGGCCAGCTCTCCGCGGCGCCGATCTACATCGACGATACGCCCGGCGTCACCGTCACCGAGGTGCGCTCCAAGGCGCGGCGCTTGCAGGCCGAGCATGGCCTCGAAGTGCTGATCATCGATTACCTGCAACTCATGAGCGGCAGCAGCAAGCGCAACGATAACCGCGTGCAGGAGGTTTCCGAAATCTCACGATCGCTCAAGGCGCTGGCTCGTGAGCTAAATATCCCCGTCATGGCGCTCTCGCAGCTTTCGCGCGCAGTTGAAGGCCGTACGAGTCACGTTCCGGTCCTTGCCGACTTGAGAGAGTCGGGCTGCTTGACGGGCGACACGTTGATCTACATGCCTGAAACGGGAGCCTATCGTCGCATCGATCAACTGGTCGGTCAGACCAATTTCAAGGTACTGGCGCTCAACACCGAAACCTGGAAGCTCGAACCACATCCCGTAACCAACGCTTTCGCAACTGGACGAAAGCCAGTCTATCGCCTGACCACAGGGCTGGGCCGCACGATCCGCGCAACGGCTAATCACAAATTCCTGACAATCCAGGGCTGGAAACGTCTTGACGAGCTAGATGTTGGGACACGCCTTGCGCTGCCACGTCAACTGCCCGGCACAACCCAGGCAACGATGAGTGATGCGGAATTAGCTCTACTCGGACATTTGATTGGCGACGGCTGTACATTGCCGCGTCATATCATTCAATACACCACCAATGACATAACGCTGGCTGAAACGGTCGTGGATCTAGCGACCCAGGTATTTGGCGAAGCTGTCACACCACGAATCAGCCAGGAACGCGATTGGTTCCAAGTATATCTGGTAGCTGCTGCGCGGCTGACGCACAACGTTTGCAATCCCGTTGCGGCGTGGATGGATAGTCTGAACGTTTTCGGCTTGCGCTCACACGAAAAGTGTGTGCCTGAGCAGGTCTTTGCTCAACCAGATGCCGGTATTGCCTGCTTCCTTCGCCACCTCTGGGCAACTGATGGATGCATTTGGATGGCGAGTCGATCCCATTCTCAACCGACGATCTACTATGCTACAAGTAGCCTGCGATTAGCTCAAGATGTCCAATCCTTACTGCTACGGTTGTCGATCAATGCCACGCTTCATCGTGTTGCGCAAAAGGGCAAAGGTCGCGATCAATTTCACGTGAACGTCGACGGCAGGCATGAGATCGTACGCTTCCTACA
Above is a genomic segment from Herpetosiphonaceae bacterium containing:
- a CDS encoding replicative DNA helicase, coding for MEKSLPYNETAERATLGAILLDREAVVPIAAWLQPEHFYIEKHAWVYEAQLNCYNRRTPPDLTTVADELRRTERLEQIGGVPFLIDLSNAVPTAFHVEYYAKIVERTAVLRRLIRAGGKIAALGYDETDDVEQTLDAAEQELFNVSQRRGLQGFVPLAQVVDQYYEYLSEVQERGPEMVGLPTGFIDFDRMTGGLHKSDLLILAARPGVGKSSLAMSIAFNMAMQHRTPVGVFALEMGRDQLLQRLLATHTGIDSQKLRTGRISTNELTVLMDAMGQLSAAPIYIDDTPGVTVTEVRSKARRLQAEHGLEVLIIDYLQLMSGSSKRNDNRVQEVSEISRSLKALARELNIPVMALSQLSRAVEGRTSHVPVLADLRESGCLTGDTLIYMPETGAYRRIDQLVGQTNFKVLALNTETWKLEPHPVTNAFATGRKPVYRLTTGLGRTIRATANHKFLTIQGWKRLDELDVGTRLALPRQLPGTTQATMSDAELALLGHLIGDGCTLPRHIIQYTTNDITLAETVVDLATQVFGEAVTPRISQERDWFQVYLVAAARLTHNVCNPVAAWMDSLNVFGLRSHEKCVPEQVFAQPDAGIACFLRHLWATDGCIWMASRSHSQPTIYYATSSLRLAQDVQSLLLRLSINATLHRVAQKGKGRDQFHVNVDGRHEIVRFLQRIGAVGQSKIAHRAAILDYLEQRPANTNRDVIPREVWRQIVIPAMQTVAMTGRQMQAGLGNAYCGTSLYKQNLSRARVARLAHVVQSESLTNLAQSDVYWDHIIAIEPDGEEEVYDLTVDGLHNFVANNIVVHNSIEQDADIVMFIYREEMYDKDTDKKGIAEVHIAKHRNGPLGVVPLFFDQRTTRFQNLAPFQSPDGY
- the rplI gene encoding 50S ribosomal protein L9, encoding MKVVLIQDVPNLGKAGEIKDVADGYGRNYLLPKGYAALATKGLIKQAQERAEAQKKRDQKMRSESEQLAQRINGQTLRFKVRVGELDRLYGSITNVDIAEKVQQQLGIDIDRRKIDLGDPIKRAGVYSVPVRLTGSIEARLNVVVEGEGGEGGEAAQPAAETATVDETSAE